In Oryctolagus cuniculus chromosome 18, mOryCun1.1, whole genome shotgun sequence, the DNA window ATAGTCTAGCTCCCCAACAGCCAACATCACCAGTTTCTTATGCACCCTTCCACCCTTCCAGAAAGATTCTGTATATAGAGGAGGAAGCATACAGCTATGTGCCACATAACACTTAGTCCCATGTGTCTCTTGGCTCTTACTGATTTATTGACACTCTTTGCCTCTGGAGAGTTTCAGTTTGTCACATGTCTTTAATTCTGGGGTGGTTTTTGCTCATTTCCGTTGATGCATTCTAATttaacctactttttttttttttgatgtcttATGGATTTTTTTGTTGCCCACTAAAGCTCTCACTACTGTCTCAAGTCTTCTTGGTTTAACCTCCTCCATGCTTCCTGtctctccagcctctgcctctcagttgcCCTTGCTACTGCCTGCTCCCTCATGCAGCCCCTCCCAGCAGAGTGCTCACCGTGTGGCTGGgacctgctgcttttcctagacaCTCCCCACCAAGCTGCTCACATGCAGGCCTGGGGCTGTCTGGACCAGCATGTGCTCCAGTGCCCATTCTCAGCTTGCCCAGCCGCATGCATGAAGCCTCTGTTCCtcagatgcccccccccccccgccaggctTCTCCCAAGGTACATGTACACCCCAGACCAGAGCCCAGgggcctgcagccccgcccctccctgttgcctccacctccctcctccctcccacccgcctgcttctctgcctttgcAGAGGCCATCATTGcccgccccagctgctgcctaCGGCCCTTGCAGAAAGGCAACGTCTCCCAACTTAGGGCAGGCCTGGGGAgctcctcccagctctgcaccACTGCCTCCTCACGTCCCTGGCCTTGTCACCATTATCTGCCTCATTGGTCAGTTCCAGGGGCAGTTTCAGTGTGTCCCCAGGGATGAAGTGGGTCTGGGCATCGGGCACTCCATCAGAGATGAGTGGGTCCCCTTGTGTACACAGGATTTGCACTGCAGATGGACAGGGACCCTGCAGACCCAAGCACTGTGAGCTCCCACCTCCACATCCCCTGGGACCTCAGCATGGCGGGCCTCTCGGCCCAAATCCAGACACCCTCCCCTGAAGGTGGCTTCCAGTGCGCCAGCAACCTGGGAGGTGAGCAAGACCTCACAGACAGAGATTCCCGCCAGGCCGCCCTGATTGCCACCCGCTGGCACACCTCTAGGGGCCGGGGACGTGGCCGCCCTAGCACTGGCTCCCGGGCAGTTCGGGGCGGCTGCTGTGACGTGTGTGGCAAGGTGTTCAGCCAGCGCAGCAACCTGCTGAGGCACCAGAAGATACACACGGGCGAGCGACCATTCGTGTGCGGCGAGTGCGGCCGCAGCTTCAGCCGCAGCTCGCACCTGCTGCGCCACCAGCTGACACACACGGAGGAGCGGCCGTTTGTGTGCTGCGACTGCGGCCAGGGTTTCGTGCGCAGCGCACGCCTCGAGGAGCACCGCAGGGTGCACACGGGGGAGCAGCCCTTTCGTTGCACAGAGTGTGGCCAGAGCTTCCGGCAGCGCTCCaacctgctgcagcaccagcGCATCCACGGCGatcccccaggccctggcaccACACCCCCTGCCCCTCCCGGCGTGCCCGAGCCCCCCGGTCCCTTCCCGTGCAGTGAGTGCCGCGAGAGCTTCACGCGGCGCGCAGTGCTGCTGGAGCACCAGGCGGTGCACACGGGCGACAAGTCCTTCGGCTGCGTGGAGTGCGGAGAGCGCTTCGGGCGCCGCTCGGTGCTGCTGCAGCACCGGCGACTACACAGTGGCGAGCGCCCCTTCGCCTGCGCCGAGTGCGGCCAGAGCTTCCGCCAGCGCTCCAACCTCACCCAGCACCGGCGCATCCACACCGGGGAGCGGCCCTTCGCTTGCGCCGAGTGCGGCAAGACCTTCCGCCAGCGGCCCACGCTCACGCAGCACCTGCGTGTGCACACCGGCGAAAAGCCCTTTGCCTGCCCCGAGTGTGGCCAGCGCTTCAGCCAGCGCCTCAAGCTCACCCGCCACCAGAGGACACACACCGGGGAGAAGCCGTACCACTGCGGTGAGTGCGGCCTGGGCTTCACGCAGGTGTCGCGGCTCACCGAGCACCAGCGGATCCACACCGGCGAGCGGCCCTTCACCTGCCCCGAGTGCGGCCAGAGCTTCCGGCAGCACACCAACCTCACCCAGCACCGGCGCATCCACACCGGGGAGCGGCCCTACAAATGTCCCGAGTGCGGCAAGACCTTCCGCCAGCGGCCCACACTCACACAGCACCTGCGCACCCACCGGCGAGAGAAGCCCTTCGCATGCCAGGACTGTGGGCGCTGTTTCCACCAGAGCACCAAGCTCATCCAGCACCAGCGTGTCCACAGCGTGGAGTAGCTCCAGCCAGCACGCCCTGCGTCCACTACCTCACAGTGTTGTGATCAGAGGTAGAGGCAGCCTGCCCGCCCGTGGTCCCCGCAGGTGCTTAATAAACAGTAAACAGAGTTGGGTCTGCACCCACTCGCTGCACTCCATCTGCAAGCCCCTCTCTGCCACCCTATCCAGCACTCCTCTGTGCCCACAAGTGACTGCTGGCAGCGCCTGCTGCCGTCTGAGAGGCTCCTGTACCTGCCTCTGGCTTGCCTAGAGGAACCGgcccagcagcaggtgccccAGAGCCGCCCTGGGCAGCCCAGCCTCCGCTCTTCCTGAGCGGCAGCCTTAGTATCCCAGACCCAGAGAGGAGCATGTGCTGGACACCAGCTCGTGACCAGCGTGTGCGAGGCTTGGTCCTCAGGCGGTCAGGGAATGGATGTCTGGCCTGGCAGTTaggacaccagttaggatgcctgcactcaGAGTCCCTGGTTTGatcccccagctctggctcctgagtacGGCTTCCTCCCAGTTTAGACCCTAAAGGGCAAAGActatggcccaagtaattgggttctgccactcgtgtgggagacctgggttgagttcctggctctaggctccAGAGCCCTGACctctgcaggcatctgggaaatgaactatCTGATGGGAGCtccctcactgtgtgtgtgtgtgtctgtctctctgcctctccaataaataagaCAGAGCCACTGTAGATGTTTAGCTTTTCTGCTCATCAGGTGTTAGATGTCTGTCGAGTGAAAATGGTAAATCTAGCTGTGGAGGAAGTGGGGCTCAGGAGGAACAACTTAAAAGCTCCAGTGAGACCCAGGCTCCTGAGGAGGGTGTACTGCTGGATGGGTCCAGGGGCCTGTTAGCCGGCAGTGAGGTCCTAAGGGCCTGGAACCGACAGCCTTCACTGGGGGTAGTGCTCAGTCGGTGCTGGGGTCTCCGGGCCCAGAGGAAAGGGCCTCATGGATACAGGATGAGACTCCTGCAGTGTGGATGTCCGTGAGAGGCCAGTGGACCTGCTTCTGGTTTCTGGAGGTGTGTAGAAACTGCTGCGTGGGAGGACCGATGCTGCAGGGCAAAGGGTGCTGCTGCTCTGCTGGAGGAGCCAGCCTGAACAGCTGCAGGTCAAGGCGGGTGTGTTTGCAGTCCCTGGCCTGCGCACTTCCCGAGCCCAGAGAGCTTAACCAGCAGCCCGGCCCTTGTCTGGGAGCAGTATTCCTCAGGCTCTCTCCTTGACACTGAGGCCATTCCCCACgccagagagaacagtcttctgTGTTGCTCCAAGTTAACACTGATGGTTGCCATGACACCACCACTCGCCACTCCCAGCTGAGCGGTCCAGTCACCCTCACCCTAACAGCATCGCACCATTCCTTTTAATGGTCACAAGCAGTGACGGCTTTCTCCCCTACCAGTGGAAGGAACCATTGGAGCGCTGGTCCTTATGGGGTCCCAGCACTGCCAGCTAAGAGTCCAGGATCCCATTTGGATCCACCAGGACTGCAGCCAGCTCCCCAGTGTGGGGGTCGCGCTGTGCCTggcctgtgatgcctgcaaccTACACtcctgctcccattctggctGTCCCCAGACCAAGCCAACCCAATCCCCAGATGAGGGCCCAGCCAGCCAAGGTCATCAGGTGCAGCAGAAATATCAAACTGGCACAGGGCAAGCCACATGTTTGTAAAAGACTTTACACCTAGGAAGCCATCTCCCAGGTATAAATGCTAAGGTTTTATCTGGGAATTGAGATGTTCCAGGATTTTCCTGTTCCCACGTTTATAGCCAGTAGGCACTCAGGGTAGAGGACCCTGAAGACAGTACCCTAGCTAGTCTGAGAAGCAACGCCTGTGGACTCTGGAGCCAGTTACCCCTCCAGGTGGGTATACTGGGTGCAAGTAGCACAGGATAAAATGATCCTTATGTAGTGAGGGTCAACTTGAGCCTAAACCCCAGTCAAGGTCTCACCCTAGGCAGGTGCCTGGGCCTGTGTGTCCAAGCTTTTCCTGGGATGTAGCTGGACTTTCCCCTGCTCCTTTGAGTCAGCTTGACCCCCAAGACAGGGGCTCTGGCCtcagggaaaggagagaaggcATCCTTGGCCAGAAGTCTCTGCATTTACACAGGGTAGGTTTCCTGACCCTATGACGACACCATCTGCTAATCACCAAGGCCAGGATCTAGAGTCAGAGGGTTGATGACTGGGCCCCTCGGCGGGCAAATGCTACCATACAAATAACCACTCAGGCCCACACAGCCATACAAGGAATATTTGAAAGGAACATTCAAGGCCCTTGTCAGCTGGACCACCTACAACAATGTGTCTAGCCAGCCTGTCCCTGAGGTCACGGTGCTCAATCCCAAGCCCAGCCTCCCTAATTCTGTTTCTCTCCACTCCTGCGCTCTGCTTTGACCCTAACTTCCTATTTGGCCTAGTGACCCACAGCACCTCTCCtcagcctccttccctgcctgTTTCTGCCCCCTCCCTTCCAGAACCAGCCCTGTATCCTCAGTGTTCCCAAAAGCCACACTAATGCCTACTGGTGTAtcacacccagcccagcccctggcttcggttcagccatcccctcccccttcttcccaGATTGTTGTACGGCTGATGGTCTTCCCTACTGCCTggtgagccagggctggacacgGGTCCAACTTTGACTAATACAGCACACCTCTCTGGGAACATTCCTAGGATAGACCAAACTGGCCAGTAGCAACCACCCAAGTCTAGAATAAAACACCAGGTGGCCATCAATCACCATACAAAGATGGCTGTAAGAAACTGgtaagcaggggctggtgctgtggtgcagcgggttaaagccctgacctgcagcacccgcatcccatttgggcaccggttcgagacctggcttccctacttctggttcagctctctgctatggcctgagaaagcagtagaagatggcccaagtccttgggcccctgcatccctgagctcttggctcctggctacagatcagctcagttctggccattacagttatttggggagtgaaccagcagatggaagacctctctctttctggctctacctttctctgtaactcttgtctaaatacataaaataaatgttttttttaaaaaaaaagaaattggtaagcataagcagttaagataccacttgataTGCCAAcatccctactaatgtgcctgggtttTAGTTCCGGCTCTGCATcctatccagattcctgctaatgtgcactctggaaagCAACCGCTGatggtccaagcagttgggtcccagCCTCCCAGGCAGAAGACCTGtgtgagttccatgctcctggctctagtctgacccagcccaggctgttgcatgTGAACGCAGCagttctgtctgcctttcaaataaaaataaaagtaaaataaatacgtAAACAAGCACAGAGCAGGGTGGCTGGGAAGGGAGACAAAGAAGGGGTTGGAAGGGGCCTTTGAGTCCCAGAACCAGCCAGGTGAGAGGCCTGAGACAGCCGGGGTGGTAAGTTATGCTGGCACCAATATCAAGCTGTTTGAGGCTTCCTAGCAGACTCCCAGCCCCGATCTTTCCAGCTGTCAGCCCTCAAGAGTAACGGAAAGAAGGGATGCTGGGGTCTAAGGCTGAGATAACTAcaaggctggggggtgggggtgtctatGGGAGACAGGTCCGAGATGGACCATCGAACACAAGGGCCAAAAGGAAGACCAGCAGTGGAGACACGGTTGTGATCAGTTCCTGGGGCCAAAAGTTCCAAGGGTACCTAGAGAGGCCCAGGACCAGGCTGGACAGGGGTCAAGGCGGGTGCAGGAAGGCGCTggcagggaggggatggggcccACTCTCCCGCTATGAGGAGAGAGGGTGGACGACAGGCTGAATCCAAAGAGGCGCTGAGGAGCAGAGGGCGTCGGGGTGACTTTGCATTTGTCAAAAGGCGGGGAAGGGCTAGGGTCACACCTGCCCAACGCCACCATGGCCTCCACCTGAGCACGATGCGACGTGGGCGTTCGTGGGCAACGACAGCGCGCGCACGGTGGCCGATGGGCAGTGCCCCGGGAGCCTCGGCCAGTCCACCGCACGCCCGTTCCTGTGGTGACCGAAGCCACCGATCCGCCCAGCGCCTCCCCTCCCGCCTTCCGAAGCACGCGGGGCTGTGGCTGGAGGGGAGGCTCACGCCGCCCGCACGGCGGAGGAGCGAGGCAAGGCTGCCGTGCTACGTCCCGTCCCCAACGTCCAACCCGGACTTCAGACCTCCAAGGTGCTTACCACTCTGTGGCACAAAAATGTTTTACTGTTAGTTTACCTCAGTCTCCGAGAGCGGAGATCTCTGGGTTTGCAACCGGACAGTGAGGGTCCTCGATCCCGCACCCTCTGAGCAAAACCCCTGGCTCCGCCTAGCCTCCGGCCCGCCGTGACCGCTGGGGACAATGACCTTGTCGGACTCACCCCCGCCGCGCTCAGCACGAGTGCAACATCGGATGCACACACCGTGGGGGAGGCGGCCCCCCATCTGACCCACTCAAAGATGGCGGCCAACACTTCTTCCTTCCCGGTCCAGCGAGGGTCCCCGGAAGTGACCGCAGAACCACCGAATCGTCCTCCCGAGACGGAAACACCCGAGGCCCGCCGAAAGAGCACGAACCCCAAACCCCATCGCTGAGCAACGCGTCTGCGGCGGCTGCGCAAGCGCAGAGCGCAGGCCAGGCTGCAAAGCCGAAGCCGGCGGGCGACGGAAACAGCCGAAGCGGCGGGGCGCCCGAGGCCGTTGCCGACCTCCGCGCCGAAGTCGCTGCTGCCGCGGAGGCCGATCCTCCGGTCCTTCGCCGCCGCCCCCGTGGCTGCCGCCTCCTCCTTCCACCCCGCGCCACAGCCCCTGGCGAAGTAAACGGACGAGCGGCGGGGCCCCCAGCCCTCGCGTCCGCAGACGCAGCTGGGCCTCAGGAGACCGGAGCCGgccagggggaggagggagcagccgggggaggaggggcggggccgagaGCAGCCGAGTCCGCCCGAACGTCGCCGAGCGAAACCGAGGCCCggggccaggccggagccggACTACGGGAGCCGACGCGGGCCGCGCGGTGGGCGCGGAGCGGCGCGGCAGGCCGGGCGGGCGGCAGCAGCTGCAGAGGAGGCCGCGGCAGCGGGTCAAAGGAGCGGAAGCGGCGCGGGAGGCGGCGGGGGCCGGGTGGCCGGGGTCCCGggccccgcggcggcggcggcagaggcggcggcggcggcaggatGATCAAGCTGTTCTCgctgaagcagcagaagaaggaggaggagtcgGCGGGCGGCACCAAGGGCAGCAGCAAGAAGGCGTCGGCGGCGCAGCTGCGGATTCAGAAGGGTAGGGGGTCTGGAAGTGAGGGTGGGGGCTCGGAGTCGGAAGTCAGAGCGCAGGGTGGGGTGATACGGGGTCAAGAGCGGGGTCATGAAGTCGCCGAAGATCAGAAATGGGGGCCGCAGTTGCGTGGGGGGGTGGTCAGAGGTCAGGGCTTGAGGGTCGGGTGGCCGGGTAATGCCGCCACTGGGCGCGAATCAGATGAGGGGCCGGGGAGAGCGTGTGAGCGAGGGAGCGACTGGGGCATTCGGGAGGCCTGGGGTCTGGTATTAGGGACCCAGCACCCGGGGGTCAGGTGGCGGAGGGGAGGACTGGGGCTGGAGAATCCGAGGGTTCAGATAGGAATCTGAGTTTGgaatgacaggcagaggggaggggtgggagtggagggacTTGGGGTCGGTGTGAGGAAACGACTTAGCGTGTCAGGGGCCGGGGTCCTTGAGTTTGAGCAGACAAGTAGGTACCAGACAGTGGAGGTCGTGGTTGAGGAGTTGGGGTCTGGGAGCATCGGACACGCAGGGTGAGGGGTGTTAGCCTGGGAGCTGGGTTGGGTGGACGCGGGGCCAGGAAGCGGGGAAGCAGCCACAACTGGAGATGTGTGTCGGGAAGAGCCCCCCTGgggagagcaggaagctggaactcaggCCGGGAGGAGGCCGACACCTGCTCCGAGTgcccatctctctcctctctccctctgtccctgtctccgCTGTTCAAACCCAGACATAAACGAGCTGAACTTGCCCAAGACGTGTGACATCAGCTTCTCAGACCCAGACGACCTCCTCAATTTCAAGCTGGTCATCTGTCCTGATGAGGTGAGAGCACACGTGGCCAGACTCACAGGAGCAGGGCGAGGATGGCCCCACTGACAGGCAGGAGACCCGCTCTGCTCGCGGGACctgactccttccttccttctctcccttcccaggGCTTCTACAAGAGCGGGAAGTTTGTATTCAGTTTTAAGGTGAGTCCCAGGTGGGCAGAGGTGGCTCCGTGGactggaggggcaggcactgaggcCCTGCCAGGCACCtacccccctcccctctcttttctcGGAGCTAGGTGGGCCAGGGTTACCCACATGACCCCCCCAAGGTGAAGTGTGAGACGATGGTCTATCACCCCAACATTGACCTCGAGGGCAACGTCTGCCTCAACATCCTCAGGTGAGGGCACTgaccctctgctgccccctccccgcccggccCCTCTCGGCTTTGTGGTCACTACATCTGTCCCATCCCTTTCATTCCCAAGTCACAGTCCCAATAGCCTGACCGTGGCTTCCTCCCTGGCTTGTCCTGGTCTCACATGCTCACTCACCCATGCCCCGGTCCTGACCTGTGCAGTACCACTGGGGCCTGTGACAGCCTCCCACTCACCAGCTCCTGACCCTGATGCTCTCTGCCCACAGAGAGGACTGGAAGCCAGTCCTTACGATAAACTCCATAATTTATGGCCTGCAGTATCTTTTCTTGGTGAGtagggtggacatttggggctGGTGGGGAGAATGGCCTTCCACCTCTCTGGCCCGTTGACCCCCACCTGTACTGGCCACAGGAGCCCAACCCTGAGGACCCACTGAACAAGGAGGCCGCCGAGGTCCTGCAGAACAACCGGCGGCTGTTTGAGCAGAATGTGCAGCGCTCCATGCGAGGTGGCTACATCGGCTCCACCTACTTCGAGCGCTGCCTGAAATAGAGTCGGTGTATACCTGCCCCCGCCAGGGCCACCAGTCCTGGCGTCCCCTGCAGATATTTATTGGGGGGCCACAGGTTGGGGGGGCAGCCAGTGGGGGAATCCCCTACCTTGGCCATgcgtcccctccctgccacctgcccttagttatttttttttaaccaccacGTGATTATGGTCGGCGCTGCCTCCCCCGACCCACTCAGCGATGGGAAATGAATTGGCTTGTCTAGCCCCCTCCTCCACGCTGGGTGCTATCCAGCCCCCCACTCTGGGCTGCGAGGTGGGTGGGCAAGGGGCCCGGGTCGCTGGGTCCAGGCAACCCACCCCTCCACCACCAGAGGTCCCACCAGGCTATTAAAGGGGAATGTTACTGCatggcctctgcctcttccttcaaTGGGACGCGAGGGGTAGGGGGGAAGTGGAAGGTGTGTGGTCACGGGGGGCACTGGGGGTACCGCACAATACGCTGCCCAAAacctgggacagccctggaggTGGTAGGGATTCTGGGCTCTGAGCCTCGGGTTTGGAGGGATGAACTCCAATCTGGGAAGGAGTGAGGACAGAACCCAGTCGTTGGGGTCTTCCGTCCGACGGGCCAGCACAGGGGAAGCTGCTCCTTTACGCCTGGAAGGGCGCGCAGGCAGTTCCTGCCTGGAGGCAGGAACCGTGGCTGcctcagtcaggagccagggtcctTTGAAAGGGCCGGGCCCTCAGATGGTATGCGGAACTCCTGGGAGGCTGGCCGGAAGGCGCCCAAACGTGCACGCTCGCCGGAGCCGCAACCCGGGGTTGcgcgggactcgaaccgatgggACACCTCCGGACCTTCCGCAGAGGAACGGGAGCTGGTGCGCATGCGTTCGGGTGCCGGGCTGCTTTGTGGCGCGTGCGCACGCGCGCTCTTGTCACCTCCCAGCATTCCTGGAGAGGGTGTGGCGTATGACGTCAGGTCGTTTGATCCggaagcggcggcggcggcggccgaggcgACAAACCGAGGGGCTGTCGTTGGTGGGCAAGCCGAGGATTCGAGCGAGAGGAGCGTGACCCGGAAACGGAAGCAGGTCCTTCTCCGCTTCGGTGAGTGGCCCTTTGTGGGCCGCAGGTCCCGGGCGggcgcgcgggcggcggcggcgcagaGACTTGTGTAAGCCGCAGCGTCCGGTGCCGTGCCTCTTTGGGATCCTTTCCTCACCGGGGTTCCCGACAGCGCCTCGCCCTCGCTGTGACGCTCCCAGACCCTTCCCTCGGAGCCCGGGTGCCCTGTTGCTCGCGTTCTCCGAGCCCCCAACCCAACCCCAGTCCCAGGCTTCAGAGCACCTGCGACCATCGTGTCCCCTCATCCTCCTCCCCGCGTCATGGCCACACCACCGCTGCTGGCCTGGGTGCGCAGTGTCCCCCTCACACCTGTGGGCCCCTCCCCGCGTCATGGCTGCACCACCGCAGctggcctgggtgtgcagtgtcCCCCTCAGGTTCCATCCCCTCACACCTGTGGGCCCCTCCCCGCGTCATGGCCGCACCACCGCTGctggcctgggtgtgcagtgtcCCCACTCACACCACCGCTGCTGACCTGGGTGTGCGGTGTCCCCCTCAGGTTCCATCCCCTCACACCTGTGGGCCCCTCCCCGCGTCATGGCCACACCACCGCTGCTGGCCTGGGTGCGCAGTGTCCCCCTCACACCTGTGGGCCCCCTCCCCGCGTCATGGCTGCACCACCGCTGCTGGCCTGGGTGTGTGCTGTCCCCCTCAGGTTCCCTTCCAGTCTGCAGGACCACGTCCGTGATAGGGACCTGAGGAGCTGAACTTCCATCCCATAACACCTGTGGGCATGACCGCCAGAGTTAGGCTAgcatgatggtttttttttttttaagattttatttatttgaaagataaagagatactggccatcctctgattcactcccccaaatggccacaaaggccggggctggaccagacagaagcctCAAGAGCTCAGCTCCTTCCcgctctcccacttgggtgcagggccccgagcTCTTGGGCtgccccctgctgctttcccaggcacattagcagggagctggagatgtgaagcagccaggacttgaaccagcaccccatggctttatccactatgccgtGTCGGCCTCATGAGTTAGCAGGCACCCAGTACCTGCTGTTTctcaggctgcacattagcaaaaagctggaaatgGGCTCCACTGttacttgaactcaggcactctgatgagcgACGCTGGTATCTCTGCTGTGCCAGTGCCCACCCCAAGACTGACTTTCAGGTCTGCCATCTGCCCTTCTGTGTCACTAGGGTTGCCCCTGGCCTTTCACTCATTGTTCCCATCTTGACCTGCCCCTCTCCTTGCCCTGTGACCAAGTTCTGCTTCCTGTCCTCTCCTCACCCCCAACAGCTAGGCTTCACACCTGCCCCGGGCTTGCTGGCAGGCTCCCACTACCATGGACCTGCTGTTCGGGCGCCGGAAGACACCAGAAGAGCTGCTTCGGCAGAACCAGAGGGCCTTGAACCGCGCGATGCGGGAGCTGGACCGTGAGCGGCAGAAGCTGGAGATGCAGGAAAAGAAGATCATTGCAGACATCAAGAAGATGGCCAAGCAGGGCCAGATGGTGAGTGCTTGACTAGGGGCTGGGATAGAGGCATACTGCCCAGTGGCAGTGAGCAGGCAAGACACCAGGCGACAGATGCTTCGAGTTTAGGATGAGCAAGACCTCCCTAGCTGGGCAGTCTGGGAAGGGCACCTCTCCACCTCCAGGGAAGTGATGAGCCTGTGGGAGATGGGGGCAGCTTTGTCCAGGCAGCCAGAACCAGTAGAGAACACGGAGAGCAGAGCCTTTGATGGGTGACAGGGTTTGGGCCTAGGCAGCTGAGTGACAGCACTGGCAGAAAGATGTCTAAGAGTCTGAGGTGTGGCTTGTGTCAGATTAAGGAAAATGTAGACCACTTTGGCTGAGGTTGGAAACGGAGGAGTGGGAGTTAAATCCAGAGAATGACTCTGTCGAGGATAAAGCCTTGCCCTTGGTACCTGTTCATTCTATAGGATGCCGTGCGTATCATGGCAAAAGACCTTGTGCGCACCAGGCGCTATGTGCGCAAGTTTGTGTTGATGCGAGCCAACATCCAAGCAGTGTCTCTCAAGATCCAGACCCTCAAGTCCAACAACTCAATGGCACAAGCCATGAAGGGAGTCACCAAGGCCATGGGCACCATGAACAGACAGGTGTGTCTCACCCAGACCCTATTACCTCTCCTCCCGCTCTGCCCCACTCCCAAAGGGACCAAATTCACCATCCCCTCTGATTTCCAGCTGAAACTGCCCCAGATCCAGAAGATCATGATGGAGTTTGAGCGGCAGGCAGAGATTATGGACATGAAGGAGGAAATGATGAACGATGCCATTGATGATGCCATGGGTGATGAGGAGGATGAAGAGGAAAGGTACTGGAGAACTGGTCAAGGGTGAAGATGGTTGCCTGTCCctagcctgtgtgtgtgacccTCACAAGTCCTTCCCTTTCCTAGCGATGCGGTCGTGTCTCAAGTCCTGGACGAACTGGGACTGAGCCTGACGGATGAACTGTCGAGTAAGTACTCCAGACCAGCCTTCCCGCTTCCCTCCCAAGGCCCAGTTGTGGCCACCCGTCTAGTGCATTCCTTACTCCACTCTGAAATCCTCTCCTTGCAGACCTCCCGTCCACTGGAGGATCACTCAG includes these proteins:
- the CHMP2A gene encoding charged multivesicular body protein 2a, with product MDLLFGRRKTPEELLRQNQRALNRAMRELDRERQKLEMQEKKIIADIKKMAKQGQMDAVRIMAKDLVRTRRYVRKFVLMRANIQAVSLKIQTLKSNNSMAQAMKGVTKAMGTMNRQLKLPQIQKIMMEFERQAEIMDMKEEMMNDAIDDAMGDEEDEEESDAVVSQVLDELGLSLTDELSNLPSTGGSLSVAAGGKKAEATASALADADADLEERLKNLRRD
- the UBE2M gene encoding NEDD8-conjugating enzyme Ubc12 → MIKLFSLKQQKKEEESAGGTKGSSKKASAAQLRIQKDINELNLPKTCDISFSDPDDLLNFKLVICPDEGFYKSGKFVFSFKVGQGYPHDPPKVKCETMVYHPNIDLEGNVCLNILREDWKPVLTINSIIYGLQYLFLEPNPEDPLNKEAAEVLQNNRRLFEQNVQRSMRGGYIGSTYFERCLK